The proteins below are encoded in one region of Aquisphaera giovannonii:
- a CDS encoding family 16 glycoside hydrolase, producing MRRSAWGMVLALAGLAAWGLEARGQSVADFAQTAAYLAAQQNADGGFAPAPGQASTLGATSTTIRTLGFVGGSAPDVAGCIKFVKSCRVPGKGFSQTPGGEPEVVVTAIGLMAAKALDIVDEAMVEDSVALFGSQAKSFEDVRMAIAGLEAVEADSPDFPKWGQLIEEMREPDGSFGEGPSKAFATGGAAASILRMHLPLEKKEAVVAAIKAGQRPEGAWSKDDGPPDLASSYRVMRAMYMMKEKPDVEKLFAFIARCRNADGSYSGTPGGAPGLGTTYNAAIILYWLRLLADKPPALESSTFAPLFNGSDTAGWEGNTALWSAHDGILVGKSPGLDHNEFLAHRERQGDFILSLWFRLVEGKGNTGVQFRSVRVPGTEMSGYQADIGEGYWGSLYDESRRNKTLVNPTPEALKPLKKEGWNHYVVYAMGDRITLYLNGSPTAVYREPESEIAREGLIAVQLHAGAPMEVHFKDLLVRPLP from the coding sequence ATGAGACGCAGCGCCTGGGGGATGGTCCTCGCACTGGCGGGGCTGGCGGCTTGGGGATTGGAGGCCCGCGGGCAGTCGGTGGCGGACTTCGCGCAGACGGCGGCGTACCTCGCGGCGCAGCAGAATGCGGACGGCGGGTTCGCGCCGGCCCCGGGGCAGGCCTCGACGCTCGGCGCGACGAGCACGACGATCCGCACGCTCGGGTTCGTCGGCGGCTCGGCGCCCGACGTAGCGGGGTGCATCAAGTTCGTCAAATCGTGCCGCGTCCCGGGCAAGGGATTCTCGCAGACACCCGGCGGCGAGCCGGAGGTCGTCGTCACCGCGATCGGCCTGATGGCGGCCAAGGCGCTCGACATCGTCGATGAGGCGATGGTCGAGGATTCCGTCGCCCTCTTCGGATCGCAGGCGAAGAGCTTCGAGGACGTCCGCATGGCGATCGCCGGGCTCGAGGCCGTCGAGGCCGACTCGCCCGACTTCCCGAAATGGGGCCAGTTGATCGAGGAGATGCGCGAGCCCGACGGCTCGTTCGGCGAGGGCCCCTCCAAGGCGTTCGCCACCGGTGGCGCGGCCGCGTCGATCCTGCGGATGCACCTGCCGCTGGAGAAGAAGGAGGCCGTGGTCGCCGCGATCAAGGCCGGCCAGCGCCCCGAGGGGGCGTGGTCGAAGGACGACGGCCCGCCCGACCTGGCGAGCAGCTACCGCGTCATGCGGGCGATGTACATGATGAAGGAGAAGCCGGACGTCGAGAAGCTCTTCGCCTTCATCGCCCGCTGCCGGAACGCCGACGGCAGCTACTCCGGCACGCCCGGCGGGGCTCCCGGGCTGGGCACCACCTACAACGCGGCAATCATCCTTTACTGGCTCCGGCTCCTCGCCGACAAGCCGCCGGCGCTGGAGTCCTCGACCTTCGCCCCGCTGTTCAACGGCTCCGACACCGCCGGCTGGGAAGGGAACACCGCGCTCTGGTCGGCGCACGACGGCATCCTCGTCGGCAAGTCGCCGGGCCTCGACCACAATGAGTTCCTCGCCCACCGCGAACGCCAGGGGGACTTCATCCTCTCGCTCTGGTTCCGGCTCGTGGAAGGCAAGGGGAACACCGGCGTCCAGTTCCGCAGCGTCCGCGTGCCGGGCACCGAGATGTCCGGCTACCAGGCCGACATCGGCGAGGGATACTGGGGCTCGCTCTACGACGAATCGAGGCGGAACAAGACCCTCGTGAATCCGACGCCCGAGGCCCTCAAGCCACTCAAGAAGGAAGGCTGGAACCACTACGTCGTCTACGCCATGGGGGACCGCATCACCCTCTACCTCAACGGCTCCCCGACGGCCGTCTACCGCGAGCCCGAGTCGGAGATCGCACGCGAAGGGCTGATCGCCGTGCAACTCCACGC
- a CDS encoding amidohydrolase family protein, with protein sequence MKTLHGRGESPRASRHRSALSGLPIRLAAAATACAMVLAVAVLGRAAADDDPAGGREGFPTAYAIKDAKIVAAVGKVFDPGTIVVRRGLIEAVGPSKDTAVPDDAEVIEGKGMVVYPGFLDLYTTAAQKAGVDRSASGKGRPVDLAESPLAATPGDNRRGLTPEFEVAPAVELADAAALPYRRIGFTDILAAPSGSIATGQSAVVSLSGLPRREVVVKTPVALHVHMSVPTDAPAGGQPATPFGPQGQRRRPGGEQGGTDNPYPRSLMGTVAHFRQAMLDAERHQRLLDSDGGGVGAPFDPALVALGQAASRKLPVWWQAQTRDEIHRALDLAAEFGTTAVIVGGNEAYKVVDRLKAERVPVVLTLDFPEEPKVPTEEEYRKKSAAERDEPLRLLAHRRDLWKRRVGTAAALAKAGIPFAFSSEGLDRLDRFGAQLRTLKKEGLTEDQVLAALTKQAAALAGLDGRLGTLEPGKLGHLVAFSAPFLDENAKVKLTLIDGEKLEIKESETPAGDRQGGPGGAGRRGGPGGRGAGPGGPPREGGPDRKEAAKKAEEPKPKEAAKKADEPKAKDAAKKAEEPKTKDARKDEGKPAEKPAPFVDVAIETEADRRPKTKTGGSVLIKDATILTVTKGTVAKGSILVEKGKIAAIGPDLPAKPGVTVIDAAGLVAMPGMIDTHSHMAIQGGVNEMSLSVVPEVRVKDVVIGDDATIYRALAGGTTLARLLHGSANTIGGQDAVIKLRYGQPGRDLILRDAPQGVKFALGENVTRSRGRFPNTRMGVESVIERAFEEAKAYRAEQARYEADRKAGRKAGPPPRQDLRLEALARILEGSIKIHSHCYRADEILMLLRTAERYGVRVQSLQHVLEGYKVAAEIAAHGASSSTFSDWWAYKIEAYDAIPQNAALLAEAGADVCIKSDSEELIRHLNLEAAKSVRYGGMKEDQALAMVTINAARQLGLDGRLGSLEVGKDADIALFNGHPFDAFSRCELTLVDGEVYFERAEPDGKRGVRPGDHRAMPQPADPARVPEIALVEQAKGLVALRHARIHPVSGPEIPDGNLIIANGKIAAVGPASGTPIPPEAQIVEVRGMDVWPGMVDSGSALGLSEIGSLTETQDAADAGRFDPELLASTALRADSEHIPVTRVAGVLSSFVQPAGGLVAGQGCMINLRGWVPRELVVKDPAALCVNIPTYVPPPAEGTRRRPGMGQPPGEGGEGQQDPQARRKEQLESIRNWFRRAARYADAVAAAKAKGGTPPPYDIRLAALAPYAKGQGLVLFAADQRMEILDALAIAKDLKLKAAISGANEGWKVAKAIKEAGLPVLVGGVLNELRHDHEPYDSVYANPARLHAAGVKLAIGCRIAGSLAGAGPRNLPFEAATAAAFGLPEDAGVRAVTLSAAEVLGVADQLGSLEPGKRANVVITAGHLLQPTTRVLALFIDGHFEPIESRHTKLYARYQGRLREIQAGRAPLGLDRSTNPSSGPGRSPAARATPPAAR encoded by the coding sequence ATGAAGACACTTCATGGACGCGGCGAGTCGCCTCGCGCCTCGCGGCACCGATCGGCCCTCTCCGGCCTCCCGATCCGGCTCGCGGCCGCCGCGACGGCCTGCGCGATGGTGCTCGCCGTCGCCGTGCTCGGAAGGGCTGCGGCCGATGACGACCCGGCGGGGGGGCGAGAGGGGTTCCCGACGGCCTACGCGATCAAGGACGCGAAGATCGTCGCGGCGGTGGGCAAGGTCTTCGACCCCGGGACGATCGTGGTGCGCCGGGGCCTGATCGAGGCCGTCGGCCCGAGCAAGGACACGGCGGTGCCCGACGACGCGGAGGTGATCGAGGGCAAGGGGATGGTCGTCTATCCCGGGTTCCTCGACCTGTACACGACGGCCGCCCAGAAGGCCGGCGTGGACCGGTCGGCCAGCGGCAAGGGGCGGCCGGTGGACCTGGCGGAATCGCCCCTGGCCGCGACGCCCGGGGACAATCGCCGCGGCCTGACGCCGGAGTTCGAGGTTGCTCCGGCCGTCGAGCTGGCGGACGCGGCCGCCCTGCCCTATCGGCGGATCGGCTTCACCGACATCCTGGCCGCGCCGTCCGGCTCCATCGCCACCGGCCAGAGCGCGGTGGTCAGCCTGAGCGGCCTGCCGCGCCGGGAGGTCGTCGTCAAGACGCCCGTCGCGCTGCACGTCCACATGTCCGTCCCGACCGATGCGCCCGCCGGCGGGCAGCCGGCGACGCCGTTCGGTCCGCAAGGCCAGCGCCGCCGGCCCGGGGGCGAGCAGGGCGGCACGGACAACCCCTACCCGCGATCGCTCATGGGCACGGTCGCCCACTTCCGGCAGGCGATGCTCGACGCCGAGCGGCATCAACGACTGCTCGACTCCGACGGCGGTGGCGTCGGCGCCCCGTTCGACCCGGCGCTCGTGGCGCTCGGCCAGGCGGCCAGCCGCAAGCTGCCGGTCTGGTGGCAGGCCCAGACCCGCGACGAGATCCACCGGGCGCTCGACCTCGCCGCCGAGTTCGGGACGACGGCGGTCATCGTCGGAGGCAACGAGGCGTACAAGGTCGTGGATCGGCTCAAGGCCGAGCGCGTGCCGGTCGTGCTGACGCTCGACTTCCCGGAGGAGCCGAAGGTCCCGACCGAGGAGGAATATCGCAAGAAGTCGGCCGCCGAGCGGGACGAGCCGCTCCGGCTCCTGGCCCATCGCCGCGACCTCTGGAAGCGCCGCGTCGGCACGGCCGCGGCCCTGGCGAAGGCCGGCATCCCGTTCGCGTTCAGCAGCGAGGGTCTCGACCGCCTGGACCGCTTCGGGGCCCAGCTCCGGACCCTCAAGAAGGAGGGGCTGACCGAGGACCAGGTCCTCGCCGCCCTGACGAAGCAGGCCGCGGCGCTCGCGGGGCTCGATGGCCGCCTCGGGACGCTCGAGCCGGGCAAGCTCGGGCACCTCGTCGCCTTCTCCGCCCCGTTCCTGGACGAGAACGCCAAGGTCAAGCTCACCCTGATCGACGGCGAGAAGCTGGAAATCAAGGAATCCGAGACTCCCGCGGGCGATCGCCAGGGCGGGCCCGGCGGGGCCGGCCGCCGGGGCGGCCCGGGCGGGCGAGGCGCCGGCCCCGGTGGCCCGCCTCGCGAGGGCGGCCCCGACCGCAAGGAGGCGGCCAAGAAGGCGGAGGAGCCCAAGCCCAAGGAGGCGGCCAAGAAGGCGGACGAGCCGAAGGCCAAGGACGCGGCCAAGAAGGCGGAGGAGCCGAAGACCAAGGACGCGAGGAAGGACGAAGGGAAGCCGGCCGAGAAGCCCGCGCCTTTTGTGGACGTCGCCATCGAGACCGAGGCCGACCGCCGGCCGAAGACGAAGACGGGGGGCAGCGTCCTGATCAAGGACGCGACGATCCTCACCGTCACGAAGGGGACGGTGGCGAAGGGCTCGATCCTGGTCGAGAAGGGCAAGATTGCGGCCATCGGGCCGGACCTGCCCGCGAAGCCGGGGGTGACGGTGATCGACGCGGCCGGGCTCGTCGCCATGCCGGGGATGATCGACACCCACTCGCACATGGCCATCCAGGGCGGCGTCAACGAGATGAGCCTCTCCGTGGTCCCGGAGGTCCGCGTCAAGGACGTGGTCATCGGGGATGACGCCACCATCTACCGGGCGCTGGCCGGAGGGACGACGCTGGCCCGCCTGCTGCACGGGTCGGCCAACACGATCGGCGGCCAGGACGCCGTCATCAAGCTCCGCTACGGCCAGCCGGGGCGGGACCTGATCCTCCGCGACGCCCCGCAGGGGGTGAAGTTCGCCCTCGGCGAGAACGTCACGCGGTCCCGCGGCCGGTTCCCGAACACGAGGATGGGCGTCGAGTCCGTCATCGAGCGGGCCTTCGAGGAGGCGAAGGCCTACCGCGCCGAGCAGGCCCGATACGAGGCCGATCGCAAGGCCGGCAGGAAGGCCGGCCCGCCGCCGCGCCAGGACCTCCGGCTGGAGGCCCTGGCGCGGATCCTCGAAGGGTCGATCAAGATCCACAGCCACTGCTACCGGGCCGACGAGATCCTCATGCTGCTCCGCACCGCCGAGCGCTACGGAGTCCGGGTCCAGTCCCTCCAGCACGTCCTCGAGGGCTACAAGGTCGCGGCCGAGATCGCCGCGCACGGGGCGAGCAGCTCGACGTTCTCCGACTGGTGGGCCTACAAGATCGAGGCCTACGACGCGATCCCGCAGAACGCCGCGCTGCTGGCCGAGGCCGGGGCGGACGTCTGCATCAAGAGCGACAGCGAGGAGCTGATCCGGCACCTCAACCTGGAGGCCGCGAAATCGGTGCGATACGGCGGGATGAAGGAGGACCAGGCGCTGGCGATGGTCACCATCAACGCCGCCCGGCAGCTCGGGCTCGACGGCCGGCTGGGCTCGCTCGAGGTCGGCAAGGATGCGGACATCGCCCTCTTCAATGGGCATCCCTTCGACGCCTTCTCGCGGTGCGAGCTGACGCTGGTGGACGGCGAGGTCTACTTCGAGCGCGCCGAGCCCGACGGCAAGCGCGGCGTGCGGCCGGGCGACCACAGGGCGATGCCCCAGCCGGCCGACCCGGCCAGGGTGCCGGAGATCGCCCTGGTCGAGCAGGCCAAGGGGCTGGTGGCGCTCCGGCACGCCCGGATCCATCCCGTCTCCGGCCCCGAGATCCCCGACGGGAACCTGATCATCGCCAACGGCAAGATCGCGGCGGTCGGCCCGGCGTCCGGCACGCCGATCCCGCCCGAGGCCCAGATCGTCGAGGTCCGGGGGATGGACGTGTGGCCCGGGATGGTGGACTCGGGCTCCGCGCTCGGCCTCTCCGAGATCGGCAGCCTGACGGAGACCCAGGACGCCGCCGACGCGGGCCGGTTCGATCCGGAGCTCCTGGCGAGCACGGCGCTCCGGGCCGATTCGGAGCACATCCCGGTGACCCGCGTGGCGGGGGTCCTCTCGTCATTCGTCCAGCCGGCCGGCGGCCTGGTCGCGGGCCAGGGTTGCATGATCAACCTCCGAGGGTGGGTGCCCCGCGAGCTCGTGGTGAAGGACCCCGCGGCGCTCTGCGTGAACATCCCGACCTATGTCCCCCCGCCCGCCGAGGGGACGCGGCGGCGGCCCGGCATGGGCCAGCCGCCCGGCGAGGGCGGCGAGGGCCAGCAGGACCCGCAGGCCAGGAGGAAGGAGCAGCTCGAGTCGATCCGCAACTGGTTCCGGCGGGCGGCCCGCTACGCCGACGCCGTGGCCGCCGCGAAGGCGAAGGGGGGCACGCCGCCCCCCTACGACATCCGCCTGGCGGCCCTGGCGCCCTATGCCAAGGGCCAGGGCCTGGTCCTGTTCGCGGCCGACCAGCGGATGGAGATCCTCGATGCCCTGGCGATCGCCAAGGACCTGAAACTGAAGGCCGCGATCTCGGGCGCCAACGAGGGGTGGAAGGTCGCGAAGGCCATCAAGGAGGCGGGCCTGCCCGTCCTCGTGGGCGGCGTGCTGAACGAGCTGCGGCACGATCACGAGCCGTATGACTCGGTCTATGCGAACCCGGCCCGGCTGCACGCCGCGGGCGTCAAGCTCGCGATCGGCTGCCGGATCGCCGGCTCGCTCGCCGGGGCCGGCCCGAGGAATTTGCCGTTCGAGGCCGCGACCGCAGCGGCCTTCGGACTCCCCGAGGACGCGGGCGTCCGCGCCGTGACCCTTTCCGCCGCGGAGGTGCTCGGCGTGGCCGACCAGCTCGGGTCGCTGGAGCCGGGCAAGCGCGCCAACGTCGTCATCACGGCCGGCCACCTGCTCCAGCCGACCACGCGCGTGCTGGCCCTGTTCATCGACGGCCATTTCGAGCCGATCGAGAGCCGCCACACGAAGCTATACGCGAGGTACCAGGGACGGCTGCGCGAGATCCAGGCCGGGCGTGCCCCGCTGGGGCTGGATCGCTCGACCAACCCGTCGTCCGGGCCGGGCCGTTCGCCGGCCGCGAGGGCCACGCCGCCGGCGGCGCGTTAA
- a CDS encoding RNA polymerase sigma factor, whose protein sequence is MPDRILPFFCSDSPPGCMIDRGDFAGPTGSIAMRLERSPDVLRQVRTLFGAGAAAGVSDAELLARFLRRRKESGEALAVAESAFEALVARHGPMVLGVCRRALASPEDVEDAFQATFLVLVRRAASVRVEGSLGRWLYGVARKVAARAPVRAERQKGRGRPLEIEPEAHATAGDRDELLGALDEEIARLRCPVGTVSGRLTRARGLLRERLVRRGIAMTAGTLSSYLDNGQARAAVPRALALTTSRAATKLAPPAGAASGAAASLMNDVARVATAARLGMAAAIVLASGLAGYSAAEVRDHLPGSLSVARETVQMAREIAGTRPAVRPSSPAIDAVARPGHRPAGEIVSEIEATRKAQRDAQYPSEEWKRLSGEVVRLVGELRTTHPDEPRLAMYLLLRWSLLAATDRRSQARDEAAAAAQTATDPAVRISALFYGADCRMKGEIGSLDAAAVAEEFARQATGDMRAACLLSLASESLERGKLARFGLFVASLLAADVCAVNWRFLGLVARLGKLALFAMLAVVLGIQMVEDGGLSAFASNAYVTARDSGRVERFTAFARSVEAEARTCLRDLPRCAEAVLLPTLAAAIAAGAIVVLDRWRSIGADTGRRPRFRRGALTFFLAMAVVCLADSGWLAYRQHALRGRMDRDFPESRGGRIIRDLRPVTTSRPPAVPIRQSGGSRLVARCFRTCLSRSVPCFPWSVPRSGCHASDLGTEALLV, encoded by the coding sequence ATGCCCGACCGGATCTTGCCGTTTTTCTGTAGTGATTCGCCGCCGGGCTGCATGATAGATCGGGGAGATTTCGCCGGCCCGACAGGATCCATTGCCATGAGGCTCGAGCGATCGCCGGACGTGCTGAGGCAGGTGCGGACGCTCTTCGGGGCGGGGGCCGCCGCCGGGGTGTCGGACGCAGAGCTGCTGGCGCGTTTCCTCCGCCGGAGGAAGGAATCGGGCGAGGCTTTGGCGGTGGCTGAGTCCGCGTTCGAGGCCCTCGTGGCGAGGCACGGGCCGATGGTCTTGGGCGTCTGCCGCCGGGCCCTGGCCTCCCCGGAGGACGTCGAGGACGCCTTCCAGGCGACGTTCCTCGTCCTCGTCCGCAGGGCCGCCTCGGTCCGCGTGGAGGGCTCGCTCGGCCGCTGGCTCTACGGAGTGGCCCGCAAGGTCGCGGCGCGGGCCCCGGTCCGAGCCGAACGGCAGAAGGGCCGGGGCCGCCCGCTGGAGATCGAACCGGAGGCGCACGCCACAGCCGGTGACCGTGACGAACTCCTCGGCGCCCTCGACGAGGAAATCGCCCGGCTGCGTTGCCCGGTCGGCACCGTCAGCGGCCGCCTGACGCGGGCTCGCGGCCTGCTCCGCGAGCGGCTCGTCCGCCGCGGCATCGCCATGACGGCCGGCACACTCTCGAGCTATCTGGATAACGGCCAAGCCCGCGCCGCGGTTCCCAGGGCCCTCGCCCTCACCACGAGCCGCGCCGCGACCAAACTGGCCCCGCCCGCGGGGGCGGCGTCCGGCGCTGCGGCGTCACTGATGAACGACGTCGCCCGCGTCGCCACCGCCGCCCGATTGGGCATGGCCGCCGCCATCGTCCTGGCCTCGGGGCTGGCCGGTTATTCGGCCGCGGAGGTCCGCGACCATCTGCCCGGGTCGCTTTCGGTCGCAAGGGAGACGGTCCAGATGGCTCGCGAAATCGCAGGGACAAGGCCTGCGGTCCGGCCATCCTCTCCCGCGATCGACGCGGTGGCGCGGCCGGGGCATCGGCCGGCCGGCGAGATCGTGTCGGAGATCGAGGCGACGCGGAAGGCACAACGGGACGCCCAGTACCCCTCGGAAGAGTGGAAGCGGCTGAGCGGAGAGGTCGTCCGGCTCGTCGGGGAGTTGCGAACGACCCATCCCGACGAGCCGCGACTGGCCATGTACTTGCTCCTGCGCTGGAGCTTGCTCGCCGCCACCGATCGCCGGTCCCAGGCCCGCGACGAGGCCGCCGCGGCAGCCCAGACCGCGACGGATCCCGCCGTGCGGATATCCGCGCTCTTCTATGGGGCGGATTGCCGCATGAAAGGGGAGATCGGCAGCCTCGACGCCGCCGCCGTGGCGGAAGAGTTTGCCCGTCAGGCGACAGGCGACATGCGAGCGGCATGCCTCCTCAGCCTCGCCTCGGAGTCTCTCGAACGCGGCAAGCTCGCACGATTCGGCCTATTCGTCGCCAGCCTGCTGGCCGCCGACGTCTGCGCGGTCAACTGGAGGTTCCTGGGCCTGGTCGCCCGCCTCGGCAAGCTGGCCCTGTTCGCGATGCTCGCGGTGGTCCTCGGCATCCAGATGGTCGAGGACGGCGGCCTGTCGGCCTTCGCCAGCAACGCCTACGTGACGGCCCGGGATTCGGGAAGGGTCGAGCGGTTCACGGCCTTCGCCCGGTCCGTCGAAGCCGAGGCCCGGACATGCCTGAGGGACCTGCCGCGGTGCGCCGAGGCCGTCCTCCTGCCGACGCTGGCCGCAGCCATCGCGGCGGGGGCGATCGTGGTCCTGGATCGATGGCGCTCCATCGGGGCCGACACGGGCCGTCGCCCGCGATTCCGACGCGGAGCACTTACGTTCTTCCTCGCGATGGCGGTCGTCTGCCTGGCCGACTCCGGGTGGCTCGCCTACAGGCAGCACGCCCTCCGCGGCCGCATGGATCGCGACTTCCCCGAAAGCCGCGGTGGCCGGATCATCCGGGACTTGCGACCGGTGACCACGAGTCGTCCGCCAGCCGTTCCCATCCGTCAGTCTGGAGGCTCTCGACTTGTCGCCAGATGTTTCCGGACGTGCCTGTCCCGTTCTGTTCCTTGCTTCCCATGGAGCGTTCCGCGATCCGGCTGTCATGCCTCAGACCTGGGCACTGAAGCGCTCTTGGTCTAG
- a CDS encoding tetratricopeptide repeat protein has protein sequence MGAQGLPEFGSEWLGRRVIVDPNTTLMVRPDGAGTGPVAVTAGRLDGDSFRIYFVAGAKKAWTFLAVEETNVKGWVPTDRLILYDRALEILSDRVRHHPNDPVNYLWRGHVRSADGLFDEAIADFTEAIRLGHGDARAYNARGEAWAEKGDQDRALADFTEAIRLDQNHADAFINRANIWDLKGDRENEIADLSEVIRLDPSDAYSYLSRGIEWLRKDDYDKAIADLSKAICLAPESMWPRYYRGVAWRNKEQYDGAIADFTEAIRLSPEFSSAHYERGLLRSNVKRQYDGAIADFTAAILHRPGDARAFKARGIARRARREYASAIDDFNEAIQLDPDDPEPYVDRGLAWSGGGQNEHALDDLGEAIRLDSGNSRAYSSRGPIWLSKNEAGKAIDDLNEALDLGDINATNYANRGLAWMALGYPDKAIADLDEAIRINPSCASAFYNRGFTRARKGDTVGAIKDYDEAIRLDPEYKNALIARADAHRRSKEYDDAIDDCDEAIRLDPRNATAYYNRGVSLRASGQFAEAIDDFNEAIRITPESSSAYNSLAWLHATCLDPRFRDGRKAVESARKACELTRYEDGSCLDTLAASYAELGDFENAIGFEIRALGFFAGTDAEARAGARLKLYRDRKPYREE, from the coding sequence GTGGGTGCTCAGGGGCTACCCGAGTTCGGCAGCGAGTGGCTCGGTCGGCGGGTGATCGTCGACCCTAACACGACATTGATGGTCAGGCCGGACGGCGCAGGCACCGGCCCCGTAGCGGTTACCGCAGGCCGACTCGATGGAGACAGTTTTCGAATCTATTTCGTTGCGGGGGCGAAGAAGGCGTGGACATTCCTGGCAGTGGAGGAGACGAACGTCAAGGGGTGGGTTCCAACCGACCGTCTGATCCTCTACGATCGCGCGCTAGAAATCCTCTCCGATAGGGTGCGTCACCACCCGAACGATCCGGTCAACTACCTCTGGCGTGGCCACGTTCGGTCCGCCGACGGCCTTTTCGACGAGGCCATTGCCGACTTCACCGAGGCCATCCGGCTGGGGCATGGTGACGCGAGGGCATACAACGCCCGCGGCGAAGCCTGGGCGGAGAAAGGAGACCAGGACAGGGCGCTCGCCGACTTCACCGAGGCGATCCGACTCGACCAGAATCACGCAGATGCTTTCATAAATCGGGCTAACATATGGGACCTCAAGGGTGATCGCGAGAACGAGATCGCCGATTTGAGCGAGGTGATTCGACTCGACCCCAGCGACGCCTACAGCTACCTCAGCCGGGGGATCGAATGGCTCCGTAAGGACGACTACGACAAGGCTATCGCCGACCTGAGCAAGGCGATTTGCCTCGCCCCCGAGTCTATGTGGCCCCGCTATTATCGGGGAGTTGCCTGGCGGAACAAGGAGCAGTACGACGGGGCCATCGCCGACTTCACCGAAGCCATCCGACTCTCCCCCGAATTCTCGTCAGCCCACTATGAGCGTGGCCTTCTCCGATCGAATGTGAAGCGTCAGTATGACGGGGCAATCGCCGACTTCACCGCGGCGATCCTGCATCGACCTGGAGATGCGAGGGCCTTCAAGGCTCGCGGCATCGCCCGCCGGGCCAGGCGCGAGTATGCTTCGGCCATCGATGACTTCAATGAAGCCATCCAGCTCGATCCCGATGACCCAGAACCCTACGTCGACCGCGGGCTCGCCTGGTCCGGTGGAGGCCAGAACGAACATGCACTTGACGACCTCGGCGAGGCGATCCGGCTCGATTCGGGGAATTCCAGGGCTTACAGCAGCCGGGGCCCGATCTGGCTCAGCAAGAATGAAGCGGGTAAGGCGATCGACGATCTCAACGAGGCGCTCGACCTCGGGGACATCAATGCTACGAACTACGCGAATAGAGGCCTCGCATGGATGGCTCTGGGATACCCTGACAAGGCGATCGCGGATCTGGACGAGGCCATTCGCATCAACCCGAGTTGCGCCTCGGCGTTCTACAACCGCGGCTTCACCAGGGCGAGGAAGGGCGATACGGTCGGTGCAATCAAGGACTACGACGAGGCGATCCGCCTGGACCCGGAATACAAGAATGCCCTGATCGCCCGCGCCGACGCCCACCGCCGAAGCAAGGAGTATGATGACGCGATCGACGACTGCGACGAGGCCATCAGGCTCGACCCGAGGAATGCAACGGCCTACTACAACCGAGGAGTCTCGCTGCGGGCGAGCGGCCAGTTCGCCGAGGCGATCGACGACTTTAACGAGGCGATCAGGATAACGCCGGAGAGCTCTTCGGCCTACAACAGCCTGGCCTGGCTGCACGCGACCTGCCTCGACCCCCGCTTCCGCGACGGCCGCAAGGCGGTCGAGTCCGCGAGGAAGGCCTGCGAGCTGACGAGGTACGAGGACGGCTCCTGCCTCGACACCTTGGCCGCTTCCTACGCCGAGCTTGGCGACTTCGAGAATGCCATTGGCTTCGAGATCAGGGCCCTCGGCTTCTTTGCCGGTACCGATGCCGAGGCGAGGGCCGGCGCGCGACTGAAGCTGTATCGCGACCGCAAGCCTTACCGCGAAGAGTAG
- a CDS encoding type II toxin-antitoxin system VapC family toxin, which produces MFGRLLSDYAASEVVPFDGAAATIHETLKGQRVRIGSMDLRIASIALARGLILVTRNVRDFQRIPGLSTENWTTGGQSNGPSSS; this is translated from the coding sequence ATGTTCGGACGCTTGCTGAGCGACTATGCCGCAAGCGAGGTCGTGCCGTTCGATGGAGCCGCGGCGACGATCCATGAGACACTCAAGGGCCAACGCGTGCGGATCGGCTCGATGGACCTCCGAATCGCCTCCATCGCCCTCGCGCGAGGATTGATCCTGGTCACACGAAACGTCAGGGACTTCCAGCGGATCCCGGGACTCTCCACGGAAAACTGGACGACCGGGGGCCAATCCAACGGCCCTTCCTCGTCGTGA